A window of Caretta caretta isolate rCarCar2 chromosome 11, rCarCar1.hap1, whole genome shotgun sequence contains these coding sequences:
- the LOC125645233 gene encoding interferon lambda-3, with the protein MVNVGYKVLFALAIWTMTTEAFPKGAERTKCHLTKYKSLPPRELEAFKKAKDKFEDMMLLSDRKCSTRIFHRNWEVQELSEHDRVILVEKELDFTINVLENIEDTSLSKLLSRPLEILTQIRGDLRGCTRETHSHRHSRRLNNWLQNFHESKETETPGCLEASVILNLFRLLNEDLRCAAYRELCV; encoded by the exons ATGGTGAACGTAGGCTACAAAGTTCTCTTTGCTCTGGCCATCTGGACGATGACTACAGAGGCCTTTCCCAAAGGCGCTGAGAGGACAAAATGCCACCTCACAAAATACAAGTCCCTGCCACCTCGGGAACTGGAGGCCTTCAAGAAAGCCAAGGACAAATTT GAGGACATGATGCTGTTGTCAGACCGAAAATGCAGCACCAGGATTTTCCACCGGAACTGGGAAGTCCAAGAGCTGTCG GAGCACGATAGAGTCATCCTGGTAGAGAAGGAGCTGGACTTTACCATTAACGTGCTGGAGAACATTGAGGACACCAGTCTGTCCAAGCTGCTCTCAAGGCCTCTAGAAATCCTGACGCAAATCAGAGGGGACCTGAGGGGCTGC ACCAGAGAAACACATTCTCATCGACACTCCAGGAGGCTGAACAATTGGCTCCAAAATTTCCATGAGAGCAAAGAGACG GAAACACCTGGCTGCCTGGAAGCATCTGTGATCCTCAATCTCTTCCGACTGCTGAATGAAGACTTGAGATGCGCAGCCTACAGGGAGCTCTGTGTGTAG